A genomic segment from Gossypium hirsutum isolate 1008001.06 chromosome D04, Gossypium_hirsutum_v2.1, whole genome shotgun sequence encodes:
- the LOC107899227 gene encoding uncharacterized protein isoform X2, giving the protein MLSEEKDDIYGSLLPINSAGDDSAEESECVTGEDHDNKSGHGTERKGKEDPVKELIKKKSVPQVLKNLRDRVNRRIKNDQFAGMKSYIWLLGFVIQYQISFLYQPIGQTLNQILSKWPARSDLDNIKMDIKAMEDDERLKAKQSTNADEMKMEALPGLEKIEKDIKKLDEERVKDSAKTAKLAETFLTKDISLETLENEFSKDFPWLFGESSATNETAVDQFQGSLNSGKESGQESDIWEDPDDKNGMTRRRQRKRKAPKEKERGRSTKRRRGTEPKGKDVPVKELFKERSVLKVLKNLRDRVHRRIKNDQFAGMKSYIWLLGSVIQYDISFLSQPIGLTLNQILSKWPARSDLDNIKMDIKAMQNEELLKATQFMNADEMKMKALPGLEKIEKDIKKLDKERVKDSEKTAKLAETFLTKGISLETLEEEFSKAFPWPFGEASATNKAAVDQFQVSLQSGKGSGDKDMEDLEKELFNKDNCNVGFSNFPGLKDAKDSAEVKEMGDVPVDELDKHILRK; this is encoded by the exons ATGCTGAGTGAGGAGAAGGATGATATATATGGTTCACTCTTGCCCATCAACAGCGCCGGGGACGATTCTGCAGAGGAATCGGAGTGTGTTACTGGGGAAGACCATGATAACAAGAGCGGGCATGGAACCGAACGAAAGGGAAAAGAAGACCCTGTAAAAGAACTTATCAAGAAGAAATCTGTTCCACAAGTATTAAAAAATTTGAGGGATAGAGTTAATCGACGGATAAAGAAC GACCAATTTGCAGGCATGAAATCTTATATATGGTTGTTGGGTTTTGTGATCCAATACCAAATTTCATTTCTCTATCAACCAATAGGCCAAACCCTCAACCAAATCTTAAGCAAATGGCCCGCTCGGTCTGACCTGGACAACATAAAGATGGATATCAAGGCGATGGAGGACGACGAACGGCTCAAGGCAAAGCAGTCTACGAATGCTGATGAGATGAAGATGGAGGCACTTCCGGGATTGGAAAAAATAGAAAAGGACATTAAGAAATTAGATGAAGAGCGAGTAAAG GACTCAGCAAAAACAGCTAAGCTTGCAGAAACCTTCCTTACTAAG GACATTAGCTTGGAGACCCTAGAAAATGAA ttttctaaggATTTTCCATGGCTTTTTGGGGAATCAAGTGCAACTAACGAGACAGCTGTTGATCAATTCCAAGGAAGTCTGAATAGTGGTAAAGAGTCTGGGCAAGAGAGTGACATTTGGGAAGACCCCGATGACAAGAACGGGATGACCAGAAGGAGGCAAAGGAAACGGAAAGCTcccaaagaaaaggaaagaggaAGAAGCACCAAGAGAAGGCGTGGAACTGAACCAAAGGGAAAAGATGTCCCTGTAAAAGAACTTTTCAAGGAGAGATCTGTTCTGAAAGTACTAAAAAATTTGAGGGATAGAGTTCATCGACGGATAAAGAAT GACCAATTTGCAGGCATGAAATCTTATATATGGTTGTTGGGTTCTGTGATCCAATACGATATTTCATTTCTCTCTCAACCAATAGGCCTAACCCTCAACCAAATCTTAAGCAAATGGCCTGCTCGGTCTGACCTGGACAACATAAAGATGGATATCAAGGCGATGCAGAACGAGGAACTACTCAAGGCAACGCAGTTTATGAATGCTGATGAGATGAAGATGAAGGCACTTCCGGGATTGGAAAAAATAGAAAAGGACATTAAGAAATTAGATAAAGAGCGAGTAAAG GACTCAGAGAAAACAGCTAAGCTTGCAGAAACATTCCTTACTAAG GGCATTAGCTTGGAGACCCTAGAAGAGGAG TTTTCTAAGGCTTTTCCATGGCCTTTTGGGGAAGCAAGTGCAACTAACAAGGCTGCTGTTGATCAATTCCAAGTAAGCCTGCAAAGCGGTAAAGGGTCTGGTGATAAGGATATGGAAGATTTAGAAAAGGAACTTTTTAACAAGGACAATTGCAACGTGGGATTTTCAAACTTCCCAGGCTTAAAAGATGCGAAAGACAGTGCTGAAG TCAAAGAGATGGGAGATGTGCCGGTTGATGAACTCGACAAGCATATATTGCGTAAGTGA
- the LOC107899227 gene encoding uncharacterized protein isoform X1: MLSEEKDDIYGSLLPINSAGDDSAEESECVTGEDHDNKSGHGTERKGKEDPVKELIKKKSVPQVLKNLRDRVNRRIKNDQFAGMKSYIWLLGFVIQYQISFLYQPIGQTLNQILSKWPARSDLDNIKMDIKAMEDDERLKAKQSTNADEMKMEALPGLEKIEKDIKKLDEERVKDSAKTAKLAETFLTKDISLETLENEFSKDFPWLFGESSATNETAVDQFQGSLNSGKESGQESDIWEDPDDKNGMTRRRQRKRKAPKEKERGRSTKRRRGTEPKGKDVPVKELFKERSVLKVLKNLRDRVHRRIKNDQFAGMKSYIWLLGSVIQYDISFLSQPIGLTLNQILSKWPARSDLDNIKMDIKAMQNEELLKATQFMNADEMKMKALPGLEKIEKDIKKLDKERVKDSEKTAKLAETFLTKGISLETLEEEFSKAFPWPFGEASATNKAAVDQFQVSLQSGKGSGDKDMEDLEKELFNKDNCNVGFSNFPGLKDAKDSAEGNIPDYLKSIANKIEDKRGKPTDDAYQNTLLFVSAAVKEMGDVPVDELDKHILRK; the protein is encoded by the exons ATGCTGAGTGAGGAGAAGGATGATATATATGGTTCACTCTTGCCCATCAACAGCGCCGGGGACGATTCTGCAGAGGAATCGGAGTGTGTTACTGGGGAAGACCATGATAACAAGAGCGGGCATGGAACCGAACGAAAGGGAAAAGAAGACCCTGTAAAAGAACTTATCAAGAAGAAATCTGTTCCACAAGTATTAAAAAATTTGAGGGATAGAGTTAATCGACGGATAAAGAAC GACCAATTTGCAGGCATGAAATCTTATATATGGTTGTTGGGTTTTGTGATCCAATACCAAATTTCATTTCTCTATCAACCAATAGGCCAAACCCTCAACCAAATCTTAAGCAAATGGCCCGCTCGGTCTGACCTGGACAACATAAAGATGGATATCAAGGCGATGGAGGACGACGAACGGCTCAAGGCAAAGCAGTCTACGAATGCTGATGAGATGAAGATGGAGGCACTTCCGGGATTGGAAAAAATAGAAAAGGACATTAAGAAATTAGATGAAGAGCGAGTAAAG GACTCAGCAAAAACAGCTAAGCTTGCAGAAACCTTCCTTACTAAG GACATTAGCTTGGAGACCCTAGAAAATGAA ttttctaaggATTTTCCATGGCTTTTTGGGGAATCAAGTGCAACTAACGAGACAGCTGTTGATCAATTCCAAGGAAGTCTGAATAGTGGTAAAGAGTCTGGGCAAGAGAGTGACATTTGGGAAGACCCCGATGACAAGAACGGGATGACCAGAAGGAGGCAAAGGAAACGGAAAGCTcccaaagaaaaggaaagaggaAGAAGCACCAAGAGAAGGCGTGGAACTGAACCAAAGGGAAAAGATGTCCCTGTAAAAGAACTTTTCAAGGAGAGATCTGTTCTGAAAGTACTAAAAAATTTGAGGGATAGAGTTCATCGACGGATAAAGAAT GACCAATTTGCAGGCATGAAATCTTATATATGGTTGTTGGGTTCTGTGATCCAATACGATATTTCATTTCTCTCTCAACCAATAGGCCTAACCCTCAACCAAATCTTAAGCAAATGGCCTGCTCGGTCTGACCTGGACAACATAAAGATGGATATCAAGGCGATGCAGAACGAGGAACTACTCAAGGCAACGCAGTTTATGAATGCTGATGAGATGAAGATGAAGGCACTTCCGGGATTGGAAAAAATAGAAAAGGACATTAAGAAATTAGATAAAGAGCGAGTAAAG GACTCAGAGAAAACAGCTAAGCTTGCAGAAACATTCCTTACTAAG GGCATTAGCTTGGAGACCCTAGAAGAGGAG TTTTCTAAGGCTTTTCCATGGCCTTTTGGGGAAGCAAGTGCAACTAACAAGGCTGCTGTTGATCAATTCCAAGTAAGCCTGCAAAGCGGTAAAGGGTCTGGTGATAAGGATATGGAAGATTTAGAAAAGGAACTTTTTAACAAGGACAATTGCAACGTGGGATTTTCAAACTTCCCAGGCTTAAAAGATGCGAAAGACAGTGCTGAAGGTAATATTCCAGATTACCTGAAATCTATTGCTAACAAAATCGAAGACAAACGTGGTAAACCTACAGACGATGCATATCAAAATACTCTACTCTTTGTCTCCGCTGCAGTCAAAGAGATGGGAGATGTGCCGGTTGATGAACTCGACAAGCATATATTGCGTAAGTGA